A stretch of DNA from Acipenser ruthenus chromosome 21, fAciRut3.2 maternal haplotype, whole genome shotgun sequence:
ACCTAACTCTCTCTGGAATTCCACGTACTGTTGACATTGTTTTACCGTATTCCCTAACTTTATTTAAACAGGGTTTAGTCTGACAAACCTGCTTCCCAAGAAGCTGTCAGTCAGGTTTATGACCCTGCAAATGGGCCTTGCATCACCAGGACTCCCTCAGAGTAGATTCGACATCCTCCAAGGGCTGAGCAATAAGGTATGCACAAAATTGGCTTGCATCTTTTGCTCAATATTTGTGTTGATATTCTCTGAATTTCAAATCGATGCTCTTTCATCGACAGCACCGAGCTGACAGATAAATGATGGCATGGGTGTACACTGGGTTATATACTGCTTTTGTTAGTTTTTGTTGCAGTGCTTACTCCTTTCGTTTAGTATTGTTCAGTGTTCGAGTGTATGGCTTCAGATGTATTCAAGTTCAAGATGTTTTTAAGAAGTTGTCCTTGTAGTGATTTGCAATGCATCTGCCCTGCTTTCTGTCTCCAGCActctaccattattattattatttatttcttagcagacgcccttatccagggcgacttataattgttacaagatattacatttattttttacatacaattgcattttttttacactatttttacatacaattacccattttatacagttgggtttttactggaacaatctaggtaacaTTGTTtgctttagaacataagaaattgTAAAATGAGAAAAGGCCAGTTGGCCCACCTATGCTCACTCGCTTTGATGCAGGTGTGGTCCGTTAGTACCtgggagagaaaaaacaaaaaaaccctaaccaggttagtaggggaaatgaatcctcgggggggggggggggcttgtaaccagaaggtccccagttcaaatcccaggtcactcagtgtgaccctgagcaagtcacttaacctccttgtgttaagtcatctcacccgaaagacggaagtgactctgcaactgatgcatagtatACACACCTTAGTCTTTAAGTGGccatggataaaggtgtctgctaaataaattactactaattaataataataatatattattattattattatttattattattattattattatttattggcaCCTTTTGGCTCTCCTTTCTAGGCGAGGCAGATTCAGCTCTTTGCCTATCTTATGGCATGCTCTTCAATCCTGGGAATTAATTGTGTTGCtgtcctctgtactctctccaatgccttaATGTCTTATGATATGGGTACCAGAActgtattctaggtgtggtcgtaccagtgcattgtatacTTTAATATAGCTTCTCCTAGATTTGAATTCAtctgtcttggctatataacctaacattctatgtGCCTTTTGTTTATACCTTTTCCGCACTGTCTAGTTGACTTAAGAGATTCACCCAGTACTACCCCCAAATCCTTTTTGTATATAGCTTCCTCTATTTCGCTACTATTCAAGTTGTACTTGCCTCTGTTTTTGCAGCCCATGTGCAAGACTACATTTATTCACATTTAAATTCTGTCATGtatcagcccaagcttgaatcttttataacatttatagtatatatttaataatgagGGATAGGGACTTGAAAAATATTAATACAGATTATTAAATTAATGACATTTGTTGTGTTTGGTATCCAAGTTTTTGAAGCAATTCAATTTCAATACCCTGTGCAGAAGTTTATAATTGATAATGTAAGGTAAGTTGTTTTGCCCCCACAGTACATAGTCCTAGCAAAAGGATCATGTGAAGGCAACAGTGTAACATTGTAAGTTCCCTATTTCTAgagaaaatacagtgaaatgaaatGAAGTAGAGCAGATGACCGGTTTGTAAAATAGTACCGGTCAGTGGGAGCCTTCCATGTCAAGAGAGAGAggtgtttgtgtatatgtgtatatgtatatatgtttgtgtgtgtgtgtgtatatatatatatatatatatatatatatatatatatatatatatatatatatatatatatatattaatgacaCAGAATATAGAATATATAGTAAGACACAGaatactgttgtgtgtgtgtgtgtgtagtaaccGACACTCGAATAGTTTCAAAAAGGTAGAAGCTAGTTTAGGGTGTTCTTCAGCACATTATTCTGTGCATTAACATTCCTGGATAATGTGGCATATAGACTTCtattacacacacgcacacattgtTACATTCATACATAtgctgtaggtcatggtgattgcTCTGTATTTCCAGGGAACATTTCTATTGCTGGTGTTTTCCCTCAAGCACACAATCTAATGTTCCACAGCGGTGAGGTACTGGTCTGGGAAGGGTTATAACCGGGTCTATGGTCTGATTCCTGGTCTGCCTGTCCTTGCTGGAAGCCTTGCTAACCCTTTCATCCCTGCTGGACAGGAAGACCTGGAGGTTGAGGGGGCAGTGTTCCTCAACACCAGAACACACGTCAACTCTCAGGATATCCTGCGCCTGCTCTACAGACTAGCCAACCAGTCTGTGGATCTGACCAGCCTCAATGTCAATGGTAAGGTCTGGGGAAACAAGTCCCCCTACTTTTGTGTGGAATACAAGTTTAGGGAAGTTATGCCAAGCCTATATTTTACTCTAGGTAAAACCCACCTAGAATACTAGAATGTGTTGAATTTGTCACTTCACTACTTTGTTGCACTTGAGAAAGGTACAGAGAAGGTCAACTAGGCTAATCACAGGACTCTGGCCTAAACTAtgataatgttacaaaaaaaaaaaaaaataataataattaaatctgaTCTGCCTAGAAGAGGGGGCTCAATTGTTTTATAATGGCATAGATGGTTAACCCAAGTCACTGGTTTATCTGTGAAAATCTGAATATACTGAAGGATTGGTATTGCTGGGAGCAAAGAGACTTGGGATTTCAACTTTGAGATAATCTCTCTTCtgcaattctcttttttttctgcccaagaaATGAAAAGGAATTTGATAAATGCATGCACCCACTAAAGTGTGGAGTTGTGATAAATGAAggagtgtgttgtgttttttgttttttttaacttttattttgaaataaatgcagTTCTAGTAGTAGGATTTGCATTATTGCAACGAGGCACTTTTGCCTCTGGGTCTGTGTTTTACACAAAGGAACAGAAAGCTCTTCAATCTGACCGGCAACCAATGGAAATGATAACGCAGTCTCATGGTGTATATCCATCTTGCTgttattgaaacacacacacacacacacacacacacacacactgcccatgCACTTCTGTATGTTTCTACACATGTATGTCTTGGTTTATATAACTGTGTGTGCACATCTCTGTTTGTAGATCTGTCTCTATCTTTCTGTTTTATATGTGAGTTTCGCTTTCTACACGTTCACTCCATGGATAACAGAACAGTGCAGTAATATAAAGCCTCTTGGTCTGTGCCAGCACAGGCTCGGCCTGCAGAAGGCATGTATTTGAGAGACGGAGTGTCTTCCACAGAAGGCCCTAATCCCTGTCTCGTGGTTGCTTCTCTCCCAGGTATTGGAGCCGATGTCCAGATTGTCCCTCTAAATTTCCGGATCCTAAACAGGAAGTACGAAACGGGCCTGCTGGATCGCACTTCGAAATATTTTAATGCTCTTGGAAATGAAGCTGGCAGCAGCGTGAGTATTTGCTAATTACACATTTTGATGTTAAAACAGGCTGTGCAAAGGATTTTCCAAATATCCAACAAAGCAAACCATTAACGTGAGCAAGCTTTAGTTTTGAACTAGTATTATCTATAGGGTCGAGCTTCTTTCCTTCATGGTGTCTGTTACCTGGATGTTGCACAGTGATCGAAACAGGAGTTGATCTGTGTCTTCCTGCTTCAGGACAAAATCCAGAATGAAAGCATCCATTTAAGACCTAACCCAGTTTGTGTAAACGTGTATAGGGCACTACACTTGTTGGGCCTTTCGCCAAAAAAGTAACTTTACCAAAGGAAattatattcattcattcattcattcattcattcattcattcattcaattgcTGTACATGAAGACCGACctgaaatgctacattttcacagGGACACAACAGATGCTTCTTTAGCTTGGtcaggaatgttttttttccacCGATTTTGTAGTATAAATTGGGCAATGCCTTTTAGTCACCATGTAATTACAGTAGCTTCCAATAAGAATACTAGATATGTTAAGACATTCTACTGTTCTGTTACTAACTCTGCTTGCAGTAAGAATCTTTCAATATTAGAATATGGTATTTTGACTTGGTAGCAGTGTTTTTCTGCCACTTGGTGTCTGACTGGCTACTGCAGTACTTCTGGAATGCTGCAATGCATACAATGTGTTCCTCATAAAATCTGTTTTTGTCTGCGCAGGTATATGCTGTACTCAAGTTATATTACAAAACATTAATGCAAGTGGTGATTCGAAAGTTTACGTGAGTTTCTTTTTTAACTTGTGTATATTAAGGGATATGTTGTAGATCtagatgtaattattatttatcgTTGTGTTCTAGGTTTTCATGATGAATTTTGGTTAGTCCTGCTTGGATCATTAtataccatgcttactaactatacAAGCAAAAGATCCCCCCCAACCACTGGTGCAGCTGTAATCTTGCTTAGACTTTCCATTTACTAGCAGGTGCCACAGTTGCACAGTCCTAGAACTAATTTCTAAATCCCCCCCCCCTTATTTCAGAAATTCAGCATTTAGAAGTGGTTAAATGAAAGGGAGTAGTTACACCTGGTAAATGATGTAAGCAGAAACAGATTAACACATTAGAACAATAGAGAACTAACAGGATGAAAATAATCCCTTAAGTGAAGGCTTTCCCaactttttatttagtttaataaactATAATTAGTATAGTAGCTTGCTGTGCTGTACATCCTGGAACGATGTTTAACAGGTTCCATTGCACAATGTAAAACAGGGTTGCAACAAATACCTGGACTGGAAGGCCAAGATGTTTCCAAACAAAACCCTGTTCTGTACAATAAAATATGTGTGATTGAAAAGCAATTTACTAAAACATAAATATATCATTACGCATTTTATTGTATGTACAAGAGCATGAATAAGTCCAAGTCTTCTATGGTTTAAATGCGAGGTCTTTTATATAATGATGCATTCATTGCTCTGTAGTCCTCATGTAAAACCTGTCTGCTTGTTATGTGGACAATGCAAGACCCCCTGAAACCTTGCCTGAATGCATAACATTTCAAGTCGTGTTAGTTCAGATATTGAATGAGAGAGCCTGCTGTGGTCTGGTCAGATACAGTGGTGCCCCCTGTCTccagtgttgatggctgaagcaACTGCATTGTCTTGGTGTGTGTTTCAGGAAGGGCTCTGTCATTTTGATGTCTGACCTGGTGTTTGCTCCACCTGCTCCAACTCCTAAGGCAGTCTTGGATTCTCTGCTGGACTCCATCGATTCCAATGAGAGCCTGGGCGGGAGCGCCCTCCATGTGGATCGCTACTCTGTCATAGCCGGGGGTGAGCACTGAAGATCTCCACTATGGCTGTCCGAGCTATTTACAGTCCACATGTATTTCCAAATCTCAAAAATAGCAGCCTTTACAAAAACATGTATACCTTTTTAAAGGAAGCAGTTTAAGTCTCCTTACTAATGGCCTTCACcacaagtgggggggggggggggggtaaagaaTGATTTGAACAATTAGTGAGTCATATTATCACAGCTTTAAAAATCTTTATCATGCGCTCCCTTAGCTTTGTGCTGAATACATTTCTAAACTTAGTTTACACTACTCTTCCTGGTACCATATTTCTTCCTATGTTAGTCCCTTGCATGGTCTGCCAGATGCCCATTGGGATAGTGGCCAGGCCATGGACAGTGTAACGTTCAGTTGGAAAACTAATTATAGATTGCAGAAGGAACCAGCCATaagcagccccagtttgatattggaatgaACTGAACCACGTAGTTAGAGTGGTTTCATGGGGCAGATGGAAATGTTGGTGAAACGCTTCATGGTGACTGGAAATAGGCAAAGGCTCATCAAGTTCACCCTGAGGATTTccatagttttgtttattttaaacattgaCTGCCTTCCAGGTGTGACAGTGGAAAGACCCTTCAAGGATTAGAATGTGCCAGGGTATGGAGTTGCCATCATTGTTATGTGTGGACTTGTATTGATTGGAGCCCCATTTCTAATACTGGCggtatgtatgatttatgttATCATTTGAGGGCCAACTGGAGGAGGCAGTTGACACCATAATGGATTGTACCAAAGAGGTAGCgatttggggtgggggggtggattGTTATGAATCACATGCAGGAGGGGGTAAATTGCTCCTTTTTATATTATCTGATTGGTTCAAATTAGATAAGATGTTTGTAGGGGGCTGTGGATTTCCTTTAAAGGATCCAGTGTTCTATTTTGCATTTATCTATAAATCTATGACACATGATCTGTGCCTCTGACATCAGAGCCCACATGaatcaaaatgtaatttatttttagctTGGTGTTGTACTTTATCTAAAATGGTTTAAAGTGATATATCTGGCCCGCTCTGTTCTCTTACCTTGCTCTGAAATCTTGCCACCTTGAAGATGTCTCTCTGGGTGTGTCTTATCGCATCAGTTTCATCAGTGTTGCATATTACTCTTGCAAAAACATTTTTGGCTGTTTCCTTAATTGGTGACGTGACACCTATGTAAGGGATTAGCGGAAACGTTGGTCTACTTTATTTTCCCCATAGTTCTATATTAAGAAGTGCAAGTAAACCGCACCTTGTAATGGCTGCTGGTTCTGGTAAAATGGTAGGGTATGGCTGTTCCTTCTAGTAAGTGTACAAGGAAGAATAAGAGAATTAATTTCAATGCGCCACGGTGTTTCCAAATAGTGGCATCACATACTGCACAACTCCATAACTGATATCCACACAAGGCTGTCAAATAACTCTGGCTTTCATATAAGAGCCATTCACTTCCtccttctatttttatttattttgtatgataaGTAAGAACacaattttaggaaatgacaatGAGTTTAAAGAAATTAATATGTGTTCATGATTTTTAATCCAACGTGTCTGCCATCTCCTTGAATAATTCTAAACATTCCAGAACAACTTGCTATGGGTCagtttatacagtatgtgtaacctTTTGTTTACAGTAAGTGGTGTGTAGCCAACAGAAATGTGCCAGCAAGAGATGCATGAAGTATTACAAAAGATATACATACCTTGTCACAGATCATCTGGAAACATTTTGCAGAGGATTTTTCTCTAGCAAACGgggacttttttaaaaaaaaaaaaaaaaagaaaaagaagaaatggCCATAACTTAAACTCCTAGAGGATAATCATTACATGTAGTCCTAGAGAAGGAAAGGGTTTTGTCGGAATTAGGTTTATTTTAGCCTTTCTAAATACTACTAGAGGATTTGACTTTCAGTGTAGACAAATACGTCTTGCATTCTGTGTCTGGGAATTAGTCTTCAATAAATCCCATTGGTCACTCACAAAGCCAAGTGTTGACTGATCCCATGCATCTCTGCTTTGGAAGCCGGGATGGTGTGCTGCTGTTTTAAAAGGCTGCTGCTTCTGTCTGTTTTGTGCTCATTGTGCTGCTGTAGGTCCTACGTTTCGGATTGTGCAGAGCCTCGAAAGGAGAGGCTGCTGGGAACATTGAGAGGAACGTTGATCAGGTACAATAGCACTCTGTCCCCAACTTCTACTTGTGTGGTGAATCAATCGTTCACTTATATCCCCCATGACAGTgattcccaacctttttcaatgcagAGACACCTTGGTGTTTTGAGATTTTTCCCATGGAGCAGTTGCCATGcattttcacaacagcattttaaagtatttatataaagtACCCAACTTAATGAGATTCCGGGGCTTGAATCTTCACAACCAGGTCAGCAAGAAGTGTCATTTTTCACATTGCAAGTCGCTGATGGcaaagtttctgttttttttgcttacattgtattattttcacGTTCTGAAGTCTAGATAAATGGCATCTCatttttgcaggtttaagagtttttttatttgacaaaacCTGACAAAATGCATTGGGGCTTCGGGTTGTCCTTGGATCATGTAAATGTGCTGGTTCCTGCAACCATTACCtcgtgtagcaaattaatctatccatttctaacacaACTTATTGCACTCAGAGTCGCCAACCTCGCTCAATGTACATTTATAATAAACACCGGGAGACGAGGTGGGTGGTAAGCAAttcaaaaaaataatatgattGGAGAGTGTAGAGGATGTTACttaccacttctggtgggctgtgatgtgtaaattaaacggGATTGGTGGCACACAGTCAATAGGATTTATAGCATGTTGGTTAAATATGACGGCGCCAAGAACAGACTtgcacattatttccagaagtggTGTCAATACTAattccttttggcatatagtcttgagatattaaacctggctgaataaacccatgtaataacatggagctgaaatcgatcattcacactacaatacagttcacaagtcaagctacaaatagGTCTATTCCTATATCTCTGGCAACActgtatattgttgaaaatgaaaagtactagaactgtttttttttttttggttggtttgtttgtttttttaatttagttattcCAACAGAGTTAGGAATATTCAGTGCGGTGCACTACTTTTAGTGGTGTGAAAAGACTGGGACAGCCAGATTactttttgtttgtcgttaatggcgatgcttggtattgcatcaaagtgacctgtaatatataaatttataaacacaccataataaaagaaaacagatgaaGGGGAAACATGCAGACTGCATATATCTTATTATATCACACTGTTacagctgtttgttgtgttgcttggTAATAGCagtagcacaacgtgtgattATGTAGAAATGTATGtgggggtgttttttttatatataaaagaacTGCATAACCTTGAatttttgggagttgtttgcaaaccacctggagtttactcacaaACCACTGGTTGAGACCCACTGCCCTATGATATGTATTGTGGTACAGTATCTGTATTGATATGTCAATGATAAAGTTGTCAGAGAACGTGAGTTTACGTTCGGCGGGAAGAGAATAAACACTAGtgttatagaaatgttacagaaaatagaactggctcgacataatgtactggcattttgtactcccataaccttgctcacataaccttgtatgctttgctaaagataaggaaccgcaagatgcatacactgcagctgcggctgtgagataGCCCCCCTGACAgaaggatgagccagacgtgtctttttacacgtatacccaaaccacccatcctttttatctgcttgcttagttttatgccacgtatgcatagttataagttttctcttatatgctaatacctgaatcatcattggctaaccctctgccttgctgacagttttaaggtatataagaaactgatctaactctgtatgttggaacactgctcgatgattatctagcaccctgtgtgctgagagtgttctcagtttgcaaacttaagaaataaaggcctgtgtgtttggaactcgcagtctctcttcctttattagaatttccacgacactAGTCGACTTACTCTAGACTTGCGTCGTGAGTAattacagtatccaccacttaaaCCGTCCAGGCTTATTGCAGACCGCCGTTTTATATCTGGCAAAtagtgtttgccattcccattgatttcaagaACAAAGGCAtagtttataccgtgttaagcacggcgtatatttcgggcaaactcagctgtttggatcttgtTATGTACCATtcaaatagatttaaataac
This window harbors:
- the LOC131699099 gene encoding uncharacterized protein LOC131699099 isoform X4, which produces MPAPHELRHRPNHRHVRRALAFWGGLHGRLISGLWSRMEGLCHFDVDLVFAPPAPTPKAVLDSLLDSIDSNESLGGSALHVDRYSVIAGGVTVERPFKDQNVPGYGVAIIVMCGLVLIGAPFLILAVLRFGLCRASKGEAAGNIERNVDQEDLEVEGAVFLNTRTHVNSQDILRLLYRLANQSVDLTSLNVNGIGADVQIVPLNFRILNRKYETGLLDRTSKYFNALGNEAGSSVYAVLKLYYKTLMQVVIRKFTKGSVILMSDLVFAPPAPTPKAVLDSLLDSIDSNESLGGSALHVDRYSVIAGGVTVERPFKD